Proteins from one Bacteroides zhangwenhongii genomic window:
- a CDS encoding DUF4248 domain-containing protein: MKTNAEPTDDEKKEKTFEYRSYGKGELAMLYLPDIQQQSAVDRFNKWIAAAPGLKERLIATGMNPRSRSYTPAQVRLIVEVLQEP, translated from the coding sequence ATGAAGACAAATGCAGAGCCGACCGATGACGAAAAGAAAGAGAAAACATTTGAATACCGAAGCTACGGAAAAGGGGAACTTGCCATGTTGTACCTCCCCGACATACAGCAGCAGAGTGCGGTAGACCGTTTCAACAAATGGATAGCCGCCGCTCCGGGACTGAAAGAACGACTCATCGCCACCGGCATGAATCCCCGAAGCAGAAGCTATACCCCCGCACAAGTACGGCTAATCGTAGAAGTGCTGCAAGAGCCCTGA
- a CDS encoding HU family DNA-binding protein yields the protein MATVTVVRYKRRKRISDADSPMVFALKPKSGESKIYSIEALAREIETIGSLSVEDVSHVMKSFVRAMKKVLVAGNKVKVEGLGIFYTTLTCPGVELEKDCTVRSITRVNLRFKVDNSLRLANDSTATTRGGDNNMVFELLSDKKNASGDDGGSPDGSGGGEDGDNNGEAPDPAE from the coding sequence ATGGCAACAGTTACAGTGGTGCGCTATAAGCGCAGAAAACGAATCAGCGATGCGGATTCGCCGATGGTATTTGCCCTCAAACCTAAGTCGGGGGAGTCAAAAATCTATTCAATAGAGGCGCTGGCGCGCGAAATCGAAACGATCGGTTCGCTTTCGGTGGAGGATGTGTCGCACGTCATGAAATCCTTTGTCCGCGCGATGAAGAAAGTCCTTGTGGCAGGCAATAAAGTGAAAGTGGAGGGGTTGGGAATTTTCTATACCACGCTGACCTGTCCCGGTGTGGAATTGGAGAAAGACTGCACCGTGAGAAGCATTACCCGTGTCAATCTTCGTTTCAAAGTCGACAATTCCCTCAGACTGGCAAACGACAGTACGGCCACTACTCGTGGCGGAGATAATAATATGGTGTTTGAGTTGCTCTCGGATAAGAAGAACGCTTCGGGAGATGATGGCGGCAGTCCGGACGGTTCTGGCGGAGGAGAGGACGGAGATAACAATGGGGAAGCTCCGGATCCGGCGGAGTAA
- a CDS encoding N-acetylmuramoyl-L-alanine amidase, whose amino-acid sequence MRKIDLIVIHCSATRADRDFTEDDLDVCHRRRGFNGVGYHFYIRKNGDIKSTREIERIGAHVRGYNARSIGICYEGGLDCHGRPTDTRTEWQIHSMRVLVLALLRDYPGCRICGHRDLSPDLNGNGEIEPEEWIKACPCFEVKESDFFSGQE is encoded by the coding sequence ATGAGGAAGATTGACCTGATTGTAATCCACTGTTCCGCCACTAGGGCGGACAGGGATTTCACGGAAGACGACCTGGACGTGTGCCATCGCCGTCGTGGTTTCAACGGTGTGGGGTATCATTTTTATATCCGAAAAAATGGCGACATCAAGTCTACCCGTGAAATAGAACGTATCGGAGCTCACGTGCGTGGCTACAACGCTCGTTCAATTGGTATCTGTTATGAAGGTGGGCTGGATTGTCACGGTCGTCCCACCGATACCCGTACCGAGTGGCAGATTCATTCCATGCGTGTGCTCGTTCTCGCGTTACTGCGTGATTATCCCGGTTGCCGTATCTGCGGTCATCGTGACTTGAGCCCCGACCTGAACGGAAACGGGGAGATAGAGCCGGAAGAGTGGATTAAGGCGTGTCCGTGCTTTGAAGTGAAAGAATCCGACTTCTTCTCCGGTCAAGAGTAG
- a CDS encoding DUF6922 domain-containing protein, which translates to MRMFFDNYKQHTDAQIRQSLFWEYDMSRFDWDKMRTLVVQRVIERGRKDDFFAILNRYGVEGVKESIKEIPTMNAKDISFVCAVFDLKKEDLKCYTKKLSHPQHWNS; encoded by the coding sequence ATGAGGATGTTTTTCGACAATTATAAGCAACATACAGATGCGCAGATACGTCAGTCCCTATTTTGGGAGTATGATATGTCACGTTTTGATTGGGATAAGATGCGTACGCTGGTCGTTCAGCGGGTGATTGAACGGGGGCGGAAAGATGATTTCTTTGCCATCTTAAATAGGTACGGAGTGGAAGGAGTAAAGGAAAGTATCAAGGAAATTCCGACAATGAATGCGAAAGATATTTCTTTTGTCTGTGCTGTGTTTGACTTAAAAAAGGAGGATTTAAAATGTTACACAAAGAAACTGTCTCACCCTCAACATTGGAACTCTTGA
- a CDS encoding nucleotidyl transferase AbiEii/AbiGii toxin family protein — MLHKETVSPSTLELLTTLMKDSRLKHFVLVGGTSLSLQLGHRISVDLDLFSDLSFDESELSSYLVENYDLELDFISRSTLKGEIRGVQIDCISHQYPWLSPCVEEDVIRLASPVDIAAMKLNAIAGNGTRIKDFIDLAYLSTLLSLREMLEAYEHKYKANVIMPLKALTYWEDINFDEPIRMLGSAPFKWKKIERRLLQMQKYPQKRFDLFP, encoded by the coding sequence ATGTTACACAAAGAAACTGTCTCACCCTCAACATTGGAACTCTTGACAACGTTAATGAAAGACAGCCGACTCAAGCACTTTGTATTGGTGGGCGGAACTTCATTATCCTTGCAGCTGGGGCATCGTATAAGTGTTGATTTGGATTTGTTCTCAGATTTGTCGTTCGATGAATCCGAACTGTCTTCCTATTTGGTGGAAAATTATGATTTAGAGTTGGATTTTATTTCCAGAAGTACGCTGAAAGGGGAAATTAGAGGAGTCCAGATAGATTGTATTTCACACCAATATCCTTGGTTGTCTCCGTGTGTTGAGGAAGATGTTATCCGTTTGGCTTCTCCTGTCGATATTGCCGCTATGAAACTGAATGCTATTGCGGGCAACGGCACTCGTATAAAGGACTTTATCGATTTGGCCTACCTCTCCACTTTGCTTTCATTGAGAGAAATGCTGGAGGCCTATGAACATAAATATAAAGCAAATGTAATCATGCCTCTGAAGGCCCTTACCTATTGGGAAGATATTAATTTTGACGAGCCTATAAGAATGCTGGGCTCTGCACCTTTCAAATGGAAAAAGATAGAAAGAAGGTTGTTGCAAATGCAGAAATATCCACAAAAGAGATTCGATCTTTTCCCATAA
- a CDS encoding glycosyltransferase family 4 protein, whose translation MKIAIEAQRIFRPNKHGMDFVALESVRELQKMDHENEYFIFVSPGEDKCLKSSENVHVIELECPTYPLWEQVALPRAVKRIRPDLLHCTSNTAPLNCPVPLVLTLHDIIYLEKRQSSSLSLYQEMGWHYRRLVVPRILPKCKKIITVSRFERQRILDALHLSDEQLVAVYNGFNSHFHLQPKAPEITRKYIDADEYLFFLGNTDPKKNTPRVLKAYSDYLKRSRKKLPLLIADLKEDAIDRILGEEKITDIKGYLRFPGYIANTDLPALYSGAFAFLYPSLRESFGIPMLEAMACGTPVIAGNTSAMPEIAGEGALLADPFSSEDITAKILQLEEDAEFYRQQADYGVERSKLFSWKNSAKALLDIYRNMTE comes from the coding sequence ATGAAAATAGCCATTGAAGCACAGCGCATCTTCCGCCCCAACAAACATGGAATGGATTTTGTCGCTCTTGAGAGTGTCCGTGAGTTACAGAAGATGGATCACGAAAACGAGTATTTCATTTTCGTCAGTCCCGGTGAAGACAAATGCCTGAAGAGTTCGGAGAATGTGCACGTCATCGAACTGGAATGCCCTACCTATCCGCTGTGGGAACAGGTGGCTCTTCCGCGAGCGGTGAAGCGCATCCGCCCCGACTTGTTGCATTGTACCAGCAATACGGCTCCGTTGAACTGTCCCGTGCCGTTGGTGCTGACGCTGCACGACATCATTTATCTGGAGAAACGCCAATCGTCCAGCCTGTCGCTATATCAGGAGATGGGATGGCATTACCGCCGTCTGGTAGTGCCCCGCATACTCCCCAAATGCAAGAAAATCATTACAGTTTCCCGGTTTGAACGTCAGCGTATCCTCGATGCGCTGCACCTGTCCGACGAACAGTTGGTTGCCGTATACAACGGATTCAACAGCCATTTCCATCTTCAGCCCAAAGCTCCGGAAATCACCCGGAAGTATATAGATGCGGACGAATATCTCTTTTTCTTGGGAAATACCGATCCGAAAAAGAACACGCCGCGAGTGCTGAAAGCGTACAGTGACTATCTGAAACGTTCGCGGAAGAAGCTCCCGCTGCTCATAGCCGACCTCAAGGAAGACGCTATCGACCGGATACTGGGGGAAGAGAAGATTACGGACATCAAAGGCTACCTCCGTTTTCCCGGATATATTGCGAATACCGACCTTCCGGCACTGTATAGCGGTGCATTCGCATTCCTTTATCCCTCTCTTCGCGAGAGTTTCGGTATCCCTATGCTCGAAGCAATGGCCTGCGGTACGCCTGTCATTGCCGGAAACACTTCGGCAATGCCCGAAATAGCGGGTGAAGGGGCTTTGCTGGCTGATCCGTTCAGTTCGGAGGACATCACGGCGAAGATTCTTCAACTGGAAGAAGATGCGGAATTTTACAGGCAACAAGCGGACTACGGAGTGGAGCGCAGCAAACTGTTCTCATGGAAGAACAGTGCAAAAGCATTGCTCGATATTTATAGGAATATGACGGAATAG